From Aedes albopictus strain Foshan chromosome 1, AalbF5, whole genome shotgun sequence, one genomic window encodes:
- the LOC134285914 gene encoding uncharacterized protein LOC134285914, whose product MLSRKNFLIECRRNGFVPQHIVHSLKCVHELLATRSPYARKLANNIMRFQKTLLNVEIEDAFYRIKVLHRELAHLRSQIVNDTEPVIYQQFFTSQEFAFYSNLHNRTDQTNRKLRRIISRAVDDNQDRLPAVNERAILNTTTKAIPPETKILLSMGPKFVLPYKTPSHIPFFHLIADVENVLSLGEDQDVRERTRCQIVNHIQNFVQRFPSNSPSQLERFCHKAEIQTRKFVKDNPDILITEADKGNRTVVMSLEDYDGKMLQLVNDTDTYEPLKADPTEKYQRKNNSMVQRLVNLQLIDGKTKHQLMCYNAVCPRIYGLPKAHKQGMPLRPVVPNVTAPTYHLSKYIAQILQSSFTSEYDARDSRTFCEYVNELDVPPDHIMVSLDAVSLFTNVTKPSVIHDVIMIWDQIREKTRINLDLFLELISFCMDASFFCFRGKFFHQRSGTAMGSPLSPVLADIVMDSIISRAINAANIPPRYIRKYVDDLFVLIHKDRVQEVLEIFNRQNESIKFTCEVEEEGKLPYLDMLMIQTGEGRIKTDWYSKPISSGRILNFFSFHPIDQKLGVATNFINRVRTLSTVRTEEEKNQLIRRQLSSNDYPLHLINRMLHQPRPPEVADTPNIYRSVVHIPGLTPTIRRILRQNVPSVGIACSNNNTVKQLYKTAKDPVPYMQKFNVVYKIACRDCSGCYIGMTKNQLRTRMYGHQTLINTLDRKLSAGSSYSDPEILLLSQKTALMEHCIQHQHRFDVANPTIIDCCFKTQSLPVLEMCHILTTPQTVNRRTDTEDMSATYSFLIASVDDLRRENRRTEESRNQYTDARHTTQITPSANTTVHTDE is encoded by the coding sequence ATGCTGAGTCGGAAGAATTTCCTCATCGAGTGCAGACGGAATGGGTTTGTTCCACAACACATTGTTCACTCGCTGAAGTGTGTACACGAACTGCTAGCAACGAGAAGCCCGTACGCCCGCAAGCTGGCAAACAATATCATGCGATTCCAGAAGACATTGCTCAATGTCGAAATTGAGGATGCCTTCTACCGTATCAAGGTGCTACATCGGGAATTGGCACATCTGCGGTCCCAAATCGTGAACGACACGGAGCCGGTCATATATCAGCAGTTCTTCACAAGCCAAGAATTTGCGTTCTACAGCAATTTGCACAACAGAACGGACCAGACCAACCGGAAGCTCCGTCGTATCATTTCGAGAGCGGTGGACGATAACCAGGATCGCCTCCCGGCAGTTAACGAAAGAGCGATCTTGAACACGACAACGAAAGCGATTCCCCCGGAGACCAAGATATTGCTGAGCATGGGTCCCAAGTTCGTCTTACCGTACAAAACACCGTCGCACATCCCGTTTTTTCATCTGATAGCTGACGTGGAAAACGTTCTTTCGTTAGGAGAGGACCAAGACGTACGTGAGCGCACGAGATGTCAAATCGTAAACCACATACAAAACTTCGTGCAAAGATTTCCGAGCAACAGCCCGTCACAGCTCGAGCGGTTCTGTCACAAAGCAGAAATCCAAACGAGGAAATTCGTCAAAGACAACCCGGACATCCTAATCACGGAAGCAGACAAGGGGAACAGGACGGTGGTCATGAGTTTGGAGGACTACGATGGGAAGATGTTGCAGCTCGTCAACGACACCGATACGTACGAACCACTGAAAGCAGATCCGACAGAAAAATACCAGCGGAAAAACAACAGCATGGTTCAACGCCTGGTCAATCTGCAGCTAATCGACGGTAAAACCAAACACCAGTTGATGTGCTACAACGCGGTGTGTCCACGCATATATGGATTACCCAAGGCACACAAGCAAGGAATGCCACTACGCCCAGTGGTGCCCAACGTAACAGCACCAACGTACCACCTCAGCAAATACATCGCGCAAATATTACAGTCGTCGTTCACCAGCGAATACGATGCCAGGGACTCGAGGACCTTCTGTGAGTATGTGAACGAACTGGATGTACCCCCGGACCACATAATGGTCTCACTTGATGCCGTATCCCTGTTTACTAACGTAACCAAGCCATCTGTCATCCATGACGTCATCATGATATGGGACCAAATCCGGGAAAAAACTAGAATCAACCttgatttattcctggaattgaTCTCATTCTGTATGGATGCCAGCTTTTTCTGCTTCAGAGGAAAGTTTTTCCATCAACGGTCCGGCACAGCAATGGGTAGCCCGCTGTCACCGGTGTTAGCAGACATCGTGATGGATAGCATCATCAGCAGAGCAATCAACGCAGCGAACATCCCACCGCGGTACATTCGAAAGTATGTAGACGATCTGTTTGTGCTGATCCACAAAGATCGGGTGCAGGAGGTACTCGAAATATTCAACCGGCAGAACGAAAGCATCAAATTCACATGCGAGGTTGAAGAGGAAGGGAAGCTGCCATACCTGGATATGTTGATGATCCAAACGGGTGAAGGAAGAATAAAAACCGACTGGTATTCAAAGCCTATATCGTCCGGCAGAATACTAAATTTTTTCTCCTTCCATCCCATTGATCAGAAACTTGGGGTTGCAACGAACTTCATCAATCGAGTTCGTACCCTAAGTACTGTTCGGACAGAGGAGGAGAAAAATCAGCTCATCCGGAGACAGCTTTCAAGCAATGACTACCCACTGCATCTGATAAACAGAATGCTGCACCAACCGAGACCACCCGAAGTAGCAGACACGCCGAACATATACCGATCCGTGGTGCACATCCCCGGCCTAACACCAACCATTAGGAGAATACTGAGGCAAAATGTTCCGTCGGTTGGCATCGCATGTAGCAACAACAACACAGTAAAACAACTGTATAAAACAGCCAAAGATCCCGTTCCCTACATGCAGAAGTTCAACGTCGTCTACAAAATAGCATGCAGAGACTGCTCCGGTTGCTACATCGGTATGACCAAGAACCAGCTGCGTACGAGAATGTATGGTCATCAAACGTTAATAAACACGTTAGATAGGAAGCTCTCAGCTGGATCCTCATACAGTGATCCAGAGATACTGCTACTATCGCAGAAGACGGCTCTGATGGAGCACTGTATACAACACCAGCACAGATTCGACGTAGCTAACCCGACCATCATAGACTGTTGTTTCAAAACACAGTCTCTCCCTGTTTTGGAGATGTGCCACATTCTCACCACTCCACAAACAGTAAACCGTCGTACCGATACGGAAGACATGAGCGCTACCTACAGCTTTCTCATCGCATCGGTAGACGATCTCCGGAGAGAAAACAGACGAACAGAGGAATCGAGAAACCAATACACTGATGCGAGACACACAACACAGATCACACCGTCGGCTAATACCACTGTACACACGGATGAGTAA